A genomic stretch from Desulfotignum balticum DSM 7044 includes:
- a CDS encoding efflux RND transporter permease subunit, whose translation MLSRFFLDRPVFAWVIAIVMMTAGVLAIYNLPVSQYPQIAPPAIAIDSFFPGASAETVENTVTQVIEQKMTGLDDMLYLSGTSSSSGVSRVELTFAPGTDPDVAWSKVQNKLQLAMASLPDVVQRSGVKVSKSTQNWLIIVGLISEDGSMSGTDLRDYAQSSLEKILSRVPGVGEVENFGSQYAMRVWVNPDQLTNYHLTMEDVIAALKSYNVEVSAGQLGGAPAVEGQRMNAAIIVQHLLQTPEEFAAIPIRTNPDGSVIRIKDIGYTELGTERDDVVAEYNGKPSAAMAIRQAAGANALETANAVKSKLEEMSQYFPPGMKVIYPYDTTPFTKVSIEEVIKTLFEAIVLVVFVMYLFMGTFRATLIPTVAVPVVLLGTFGILGAFGFSINMLTMFGMVLAIGLLVDDAIVVVENVERIMAEEGLSPREATARSMDQITSALIGIGLVLSAVFGPMIFFPGSTGVIYRQFSVTVISSMMLSVVVALILTPVLCATFLKPIPKGHEPADGAVRVLRPFFRWFDRFFFRLRDLYVRLVGRVLAKRMRYLLAFVLIVAAMGYLFQRMPTAYLPDEDQGILLVQAMLPSGSTLEQTEAVMDKVRNHFLENETEAVESIMVVAGVSFGGDGQNMALAFVQLKDWALRERPDLKVDAVAGRAMGAFSRFKEAMVFAFAPPPVIELGVATGFDLQLQDRSGLGHDKLMAARNQLLGMAAQDPRLINVRPNGMENVPEYYVDVDWDRAGALGVSINAIHNTISAAFGSAYVNDFIQAGRIKKVFVQADAPHRMLPKDLEKLYVRNNQGKMVPFSSFASGRWAMGSPKLERYNAFPSINIWGEPAPGKSSGEAMAAMEEIIAQLPEGIGYDWTALSYQERMAGSQAPLLYAFSIFVIFLCLAALYESWPIPIAILLTLPLGAIGGVIASSMRGMSNDVYFQIGLLITLGLTTKNAILIVQFARVRIDEGADLIAATLEAAKLRLRPIIMTSLAFGFGVVPLAIATGAGSGAQRAIGTGVLGGVVTSTLLVTLFAPLFYVLIYKALGKHRKRSNTAPAVAQISGGTSHE comes from the coding sequence ATGTTATCCAGATTCTTTCTCGACCGCCCCGTGTTTGCCTGGGTGATCGCCATTGTCATGATGACCGCCGGTGTTTTAGCCATCTACAACCTTCCCGTGTCCCAGTACCCGCAGATCGCCCCCCCGGCCATTGCCATTGATTCTTTTTTTCCCGGAGCGTCGGCGGAAACCGTGGAAAATACCGTGACCCAGGTGATCGAACAAAAGATGACCGGGCTCGATGACATGCTGTATCTGTCGGGCACCAGTTCTTCATCCGGCGTCTCCCGGGTGGAGCTGACTTTTGCACCGGGAACGGATCCGGATGTTGCCTGGTCCAAGGTGCAGAACAAACTGCAGCTGGCCATGGCCAGCCTGCCGGATGTGGTGCAGCGCTCCGGTGTCAAGGTCAGCAAATCCACCCAGAACTGGCTGATCATCGTCGGCCTGATATCTGAAGACGGGAGCATGAGCGGCACGGACTTGAGAGACTATGCCCAGTCCAGTCTGGAAAAGATCCTGTCCCGGGTCCCGGGGGTGGGTGAAGTGGAAAATTTCGGGTCCCAGTATGCCATGCGGGTCTGGGTCAATCCGGACCAGCTCACCAATTACCATCTGACCATGGAAGATGTGATTGCCGCGCTGAAATCATACAATGTCGAGGTTTCCGCCGGTCAGCTGGGCGGAGCCCCTGCCGTGGAAGGCCAGCGCATGAACGCGGCCATCATTGTTCAGCATCTGCTCCAGACCCCGGAAGAGTTTGCCGCTATTCCCATCCGCACCAATCCGGACGGTTCCGTGATCCGGATCAAAGACATCGGGTACACGGAACTGGGAACGGAACGGGATGATGTGGTGGCGGAATACAACGGCAAACCCTCCGCTGCCATGGCCATCCGCCAGGCGGCCGGTGCCAATGCCCTGGAAACCGCCAATGCCGTCAAGTCAAAACTCGAAGAGATGAGCCAATATTTTCCTCCCGGCATGAAGGTGATTTATCCCTATGACACGACCCCTTTTACCAAGGTGTCCATTGAAGAGGTGATCAAAACCCTGTTTGAGGCCATTGTGCTGGTGGTGTTTGTGATGTATCTTTTTATGGGGACCTTCCGGGCCACATTGATACCCACCGTTGCCGTTCCCGTGGTGCTGCTGGGCACGTTCGGCATCCTGGGGGCGTTCGGTTTTTCCATCAATATGCTGACCATGTTCGGCATGGTGCTGGCCATCGGCCTTCTGGTGGATGACGCCATTGTGGTGGTGGAAAATGTCGAACGGATCATGGCCGAAGAAGGCCTGTCTCCCAGAGAGGCCACTGCCAGATCCATGGATCAGATCACCAGTGCTTTGATCGGCATCGGTCTGGTCCTCTCAGCCGTTTTCGGTCCCATGATCTTCTTTCCCGGTTCCACGGGTGTGATCTACCGCCAGTTTTCCGTGACCGTGATTTCCTCCATGATGCTTTCCGTGGTGGTGGCATTGATTCTGACACCGGTGTTGTGCGCCACGTTTTTAAAGCCCATTCCCAAAGGACATGAACCTGCAGACGGGGCCGTCCGGGTTCTGCGCCCGTTTTTCCGCTGGTTTGACCGGTTTTTTTTCCGGCTCCGGGATCTGTATGTCCGGCTGGTGGGCCGGGTTCTGGCAAAAAGAATGCGTTATCTGCTGGCGTTTGTGCTGATTGTGGCGGCCATGGGATATCTGTTCCAGCGCATGCCCACGGCATATCTGCCGGATGAGGATCAGGGCATTCTGCTGGTGCAGGCCATGCTGCCGTCCGGTTCCACCCTGGAACAGACCGAGGCGGTTATGGACAAAGTCAGGAATCATTTTCTGGAAAATGAAACAGAGGCCGTGGAATCGATCATGGTGGTGGCGGGGGTCAGTTTCGGGGGGGATGGCCAGAACATGGCCCTGGCCTTTGTTCAGCTCAAAGACTGGGCATTGCGTGAACGACCCGACCTCAAGGTTGATGCCGTGGCAGGCCGGGCCATGGGCGCTTTTTCCCGGTTCAAGGAAGCCATGGTGTTTGCGTTTGCACCGCCGCCCGTCATCGAGCTGGGCGTGGCCACGGGGTTTGATCTTCAATTACAGGACCGGAGCGGACTGGGTCATGACAAACTCATGGCGGCCCGGAACCAGCTGCTGGGCATGGCGGCCCAGGATCCGCGCCTGATCAATGTCCGGCCCAACGGCATGGAAAATGTCCCGGAATATTATGTGGATGTGGACTGGGACCGGGCCGGGGCGCTGGGGGTTTCCATCAATGCCATTCACAACACCATATCCGCTGCGTTCGGCAGTGCCTATGTCAATGATTTTATTCAGGCCGGCCGGATCAAAAAGGTGTTTGTCCAGGCGGATGCCCCGCATCGCATGCTGCCGAAAGATCTGGAAAAACTGTATGTACGCAACAACCAGGGAAAGATGGTGCCGTTTTCCTCTTTTGCCTCGGGCCGCTGGGCCATGGGGTCTCCCAAACTGGAACGCTACAATGCATTTCCATCCATCAATATCTGGGGTGAACCGGCGCCGGGAAAAAGTTCGGGTGAGGCCATGGCGGCCATGGAAGAGATCATTGCGCAACTGCCCGAGGGAATCGGGTATGACTGGACGGCTTTGTCCTACCAGGAGCGGATGGCCGGTTCCCAGGCCCCTTTGCTGTATGCGTTTTCCATTTTTGTGATCTTTTTGTGCCTGGCCGCTTTGTACGAAAGCTGGCCCATCCCCATTGCGATTCTGTTGACCCTGCCTTTGGGTGCCATCGGCGGGGTGATTGCCTCCAGCATGCGGGGAATGTCCAATGACGTGTATTTTCAGATCGGCCTGTTGATCACCCTGGGCCTGACCACCAAAAACGCGATTCTGATCGTGCAGTTTGCCCGGGTCCGCATCGACGAAGGCGCGGATCTGATCGCCGCCACCCTGGAAGCAGCCAAACTCCGGCTGCGGCCCATCATCATGACGTCTCTGGCTTTCGGCTTCGGGGTGGTGCCCCTGGCCATTGCCACGGGTGCGGGTTCCGGGGCCCAGCGGGCCATCGGCACGGGGGTGCTGGGCGGGGTGGTGACCTCCACCCTGCTGGTCACGCTCTTTGCCCCGCTGTTTTATGTCTTGATCTACAAGGCTTTGGGCAAACATCGAAAACGCTCGAACACGGCCCCTGCCGTGGCACAGATATCCGGAGGAACGTCTCATGAATAA
- a CDS encoding efflux transporter outer membrane subunit, translating to MNKRVLVLIAAFTCLVGGCTMAPEYTRPSAPIPLQWPKGEAYQDTAEPGALPVQALSRQTFFGNEPLLKLIDLALENNRDLRLAALNVEKARALYGIQRAELFPALHATGAGAKEQRSLDLISPGEPRTVEQYNIGLGMAAWEIDFFGRIRSLEDQALEEYLATDAARQSVKIALVSQVATAYLTLAADRENLNLARSTLDSQQKAHDLIQRQYEVGIATELDLRRAEIPVEIARRDVARFTQSVALTQNALNLLAGVTVPENLLPKDLKTVQEPGTVLAVLSSDALLFRPDIMAAEHRLKSAYALIGAARASFFPRISLTTGIGTASDALSGLFSSGTGTWNFVPQVALPIFDARVRAAYRVSKAQRDIAVTQYEKTIQTAFREVADALAVQTMIDRQIAAQETLTQAVAKTYFLAKKRYENGIDSYLSVLDAQRSLYTQQQVFNTLLLQKSANQVRLYAVLGGGDE from the coding sequence ATGAATAAACGCGTACTGGTTTTGATTGCCGCATTCACCTGCCTGGTCGGCGGCTGCACCATGGCGCCCGAATATACCCGGCCCTCCGCGCCCATTCCTTTGCAATGGCCAAAAGGCGAGGCATATCAGGATACGGCGGAACCAGGGGCATTACCGGTCCAGGCACTTTCCCGGCAGACATTTTTCGGGAATGAACCGCTTTTGAAACTCATTGACCTGGCCCTGGAAAACAACCGGGACCTGCGCCTGGCCGCGTTAAATGTGGAAAAAGCCCGGGCCCTTTACGGGATTCAAAGAGCGGAACTTTTTCCGGCACTCCATGCCACGGGCGCCGGTGCCAAAGAACAGCGATCCTTGGATCTGATCAGCCCGGGTGAGCCCAGAACCGTGGAACAATACAATATAGGACTGGGCATGGCTGCCTGGGAGATCGATTTTTTCGGCCGAATCCGCAGCCTGGAAGACCAGGCCCTGGAAGAATACCTGGCCACGGATGCAGCCCGTCAAAGTGTCAAGATTGCGCTGGTGTCCCAGGTGGCAACCGCATACCTGACCCTTGCAGCAGACCGGGAAAATCTCAACCTGGCCCGATCCACACTGGATTCCCAGCAAAAAGCCCATGATCTGATCCAGCGGCAGTATGAGGTGGGAATCGCCACGGAACTGGACCTGCGCCGGGCTGAAATTCCCGTGGAAATTGCCCGCAGAGATGTGGCCCGTTTCACCCAGTCTGTGGCTCTGACCCAAAACGCGCTCAATCTTCTGGCCGGCGTTACCGTGCCGGAGAATCTTCTGCCCAAAGACCTGAAAACCGTTCAGGAACCCGGAACCGTTCTTGCGGTCCTTTCTTCCGATGCACTGTTGTTCCGGCCGGATATCATGGCGGCGGAGCATCGGTTAAAAAGTGCGTATGCGCTTATCGGTGCGGCCCGGGCCTCATTTTTTCCGCGCATCTCTCTGACCACGGGCATCGGCACGGCCAGTGATGCCCTGTCCGGTCTTTTCAGTTCCGGAACCGGCACATGGAATTTTGTGCCCCAGGTGGCTTTGCCGATTTTTGATGCCCGGGTCCGGGCCGCCTACCGGGTCAGCAAAGCCCAGCGGGACATTGCCGTCACCCAGTATGAAAAAACCATCCAGACCGCATTCAGGGAAGTGGCGGATGCCCTGGCTGTCCAGACCATGATCGACCGGCAGATCGCTGCCCAGGAAACACTGACCCAGGCGGTGGCAAAAACCTATTTTCTGGCAAAAAAACGCTATGAGAATGGAATCGACAGCTACCTGAGCGTTCTGGATGCCCAGCGGTCCCTTTATACGCAGCAGCAGGTGTTCAACACCCTTTTGCTGCAAAAAAGTGCCAACCAGGTACGGCTCTATGCCGTACTGGGCGGCGGAGATGAGTAG
- a CDS encoding pirin family protein, whose translation MPQDRPVQLTLKRQPVTEGAGVRLNRLFGHAEAPTLDPFLLLDDFRSDTPADYLKGFPWHPHRGIETITYVLKGDVAHGDSLGNQGTISSGDIQWMTAGSGIIHQEMPKGDDKGAMHGFQLWANLPAAQKMVSPKYRDITADQVPEVMLDGKIRVKIIAGSMDGVNGPVDDIVIEPAFLDCDVPTGAVFTHDVDPGHTVFIYVIGGSGSTGGTPVENGDLVLFGKGTRITVSAAEKPVRFLLLSGRPLNEPVVWRGPIVMNTKEELETAFREYREGRLIKTG comes from the coding sequence ATGCCCCAGGACAGACCCGTTCAACTCACACTGAAGCGCCAACCGGTCACAGAAGGTGCCGGAGTCCGGCTGAACCGGTTGTTCGGCCATGCCGAAGCCCCGACCCTGGATCCGTTTCTGCTGCTGGATGATTTCCGGTCCGACACACCGGCGGATTATCTGAAAGGATTCCCCTGGCACCCCCACCGGGGTATTGAAACCATCACCTATGTCCTGAAAGGGGATGTGGCCCATGGGGACAGCCTGGGCAACCAGGGCACCATCTCGTCCGGGGATATACAGTGGATGACTGCGGGCAGCGGCATCATTCACCAGGAGATGCCCAAAGGAGATGACAAAGGGGCCATGCACGGATTCCAGCTGTGGGCCAACCTGCCGGCGGCCCAAAAGATGGTCTCTCCCAAATACCGGGACATCACGGCGGATCAGGTGCCAGAAGTCATGCTGGATGGAAAGATCCGGGTGAAAATCATTGCCGGCAGTATGGATGGCGTGAACGGCCCGGTGGATGACATTGTGATCGAGCCGGCATTTCTGGACTGTGATGTGCCGACCGGGGCTGTCTTTACCCATGATGTGGATCCGGGCCACACGGTTTTCATCTATGTGATCGGCGGCAGCGGCAGCACCGGCGGGACACCCGTTGAAAACGGAGACCTGGTGCTGTTCGGGAAAGGCACACGCATCACCGTGTCCGCTGCTGAAAAACCGGTCCGGTTTCTGCTGCTGTCCGGCCGGCCGCTCAATGAACCAGTGGTGTGGAGAGGGCCGATTGTCATGAATACCAAAGAGGAACTGGAAACCGCTTTCCGGGAATACCGGGAAGGCAGGCTCATCAAAACCGGATGA
- a CDS encoding J domain-containing protein, with protein MYLAKVRKNRQTIYCLRESIREASVHGFQEICALGPQPGAWIDYPGGNAWHLCDELVHRIAQKARQFDPDLLEDLFWPFVRPDIRQATAHFRERNKTSTYRRMTRDEKKSVARSTHAFDKRRAHFLKFGNMDQGPLVNMPPALFRKLKGKCRDEIEQRFMQQESRLSHRELKSYVYTIFDLQRFFKGFLTKKMPHALDQKKVDTFFIQELCDLNKRLFRQSGHLHDYLIRYVVMFFDHPYGESVLLEEMEQDFRFRSRFFHPPPKPAVSRSRAREIFNLTATEFKAMDKRSLTRRFRKLARKHHPDKGGSHDKFVELSEAYQALLAKINPPG; from the coding sequence ATGTATCTGGCCAAAGTAAGAAAAAACAGACAGACTATCTACTGTCTCAGGGAATCCATCCGGGAAGCATCGGTTCATGGATTTCAGGAAATCTGTGCCCTGGGACCGCAACCCGGGGCCTGGATCGATTACCCCGGGGGCAATGCCTGGCATTTGTGCGATGAACTGGTCCATCGGATTGCCCAAAAAGCCCGGCAGTTTGATCCGGACCTGCTGGAAGACCTGTTCTGGCCGTTTGTCCGGCCTGATATCCGCCAGGCCACAGCCCATTTCCGGGAGCGGAACAAAACATCCACCTACCGGCGCATGACCCGGGATGAGAAAAAATCCGTGGCCCGTTCCACCCATGCGTTTGACAAGCGGAGGGCTCATTTTCTCAAATTCGGCAACATGGATCAGGGACCTTTGGTGAACATGCCGCCGGCCCTGTTCCGGAAACTTAAGGGCAAATGCCGGGATGAGATCGAACAGAGATTCATGCAGCAGGAAAGCCGTCTCAGTCATCGGGAACTCAAGTCTTATGTCTACACCATCTTTGACTTGCAGCGGTTTTTCAAAGGATTTCTGACAAAAAAAATGCCCCATGCCCTGGATCAGAAAAAAGTGGATACATTTTTCATCCAGGAACTGTGCGATCTGAACAAGCGCCTTTTCCGGCAGTCCGGACATCTGCACGATTATCTGATCCGGTATGTGGTCATGTTTTTTGACCATCCCTATGGAGAATCGGTTCTGCTCGAAGAAATGGAGCAGGATTTCCGGTTCCGGAGCCGGTTTTTTCACCCGCCGCCCAAACCGGCCGTGTCCCGGTCCAGGGCCAGGGAAATTTTCAATCTGACCGCCACGGAATTCAAGGCCATGGACAAACGGTCGTTGACCCGGCGGTTCCGGAAACTGGCAAGGAAACACCACCCGGACAAAGGCGGCAGCCATGATAAATTTGTAGAACTCAGCGAGGCTTACCAGGCCCTGCTGGCAAAAATCAATCCACCGGGATAA
- a CDS encoding cupin domain-containing protein — translation MFYKAQNNGFKQAMPGIQIKTLVYGDSTLLSQFKLAGGHTLPVHTHPHEQTGYLVSGRLKLRIADDTFDVEPGDSWCVPGNIPHGAEVLEDAVAIEVFSPVREDYLPDSAPE, via the coding sequence ATGTTTTACAAAGCCCAGAACAATGGATTCAAGCAGGCCATGCCGGGAATACAGATCAAGACCCTGGTCTATGGCGACAGCACCCTTTTGTCTCAGTTCAAACTGGCGGGCGGCCACACCCTGCCCGTCCATACCCATCCCCATGAACAGACCGGATACCTGGTTTCCGGCCGCCTGAAACTGCGCATCGCAGATGACACATTTGATGTGGAGCCCGGAGATTCCTGGTGTGTGCCGGGCAACATCCCTCATGGGGCAGAAGTGCTGGAAGATGCCGTGGCCATTGAGGTGTTCTCTCCGGTGAGAGAAGACTATCTGCCGGACAGTGCCCCTGAATAG
- a CDS encoding DUF294 nucleotidyltransferase-like domain-containing protein, whose protein sequence is MTAAATRRRDPGNRSEMPDDVSLPPELAALFHQIYDDLTTGTNYPDPRQLKDQLDTWIRHMLYSPTDLADILKAVSAIHDALTARIITHHVSVFKTRDHRSVPGAFCWIAMGSDARQEQVVRTDQDNALIYADPPRSQEKDWDAYFADLAGQVVTDLDRFGFSLCKGDVMATNPQWRGSLTRWRQSLDQWIGSAEPADIRILTILLDFRSVYGDFPMARGLLDRVFDLFQKNPAVNHYLTRDDLLFSSPKTLFGRIRTHRIPGCRACFNIKTAGLAHLINGIRILALNHGIFSPSTLARLAGLKDQKIIDAGEYEQYLEAFYHLNRLKIGSHLNRDRHPDLPVNCVDLTTLSKTKRKQLKTVLNSVTLLQKQIQRNYSMKWMNFFN, encoded by the coding sequence ATGACAGCAGCTGCAACCCGCAGGCGTGATCCGGGAAACCGGTCTGAGATGCCCGACGATGTGTCATTACCACCGGAACTGGCTGCCTTGTTTCATCAAATTTATGACGATCTGACAACCGGCACGAATTATCCGGATCCCCGGCAGCTCAAAGATCAACTGGACACATGGATCCGGCACATGCTTTACAGCCCCACGGATCTGGCGGATATTCTTAAAGCGGTGTCCGCGATTCATGATGCACTCACCGCCCGGATCATCACCCATCATGTTTCCGTGTTCAAAACCCGGGATCACCGGTCCGTGCCGGGGGCCTTCTGCTGGATCGCCATGGGCAGTGACGCCCGGCAGGAACAGGTGGTACGAACCGACCAGGACAATGCCCTGATCTATGCGGACCCGCCCCGGTCCCAAGAAAAAGATTGGGATGCCTATTTTGCCGATCTGGCCGGACAGGTGGTCACGGACCTGGACCGGTTCGGGTTTTCTCTGTGCAAAGGGGATGTCATGGCCACCAACCCGCAATGGCGGGGGTCTCTGACCCGGTGGCGCCAGTCCCTGGACCAGTGGATCGGGTCTGCGGAACCGGCGGATATCCGGATTCTGACCATTCTTTTGGATTTCAGATCGGTTTACGGGGATTTCCCCATGGCCCGGGGTCTTTTGGACCGGGTGTTTGACCTGTTTCAGAAAAATCCGGCCGTCAACCATTATCTGACCCGGGATGATCTGCTTTTCAGCTCCCCCAAAACCCTTTTCGGCCGGATCCGGACCCACCGGATTCCGGGCTGCCGGGCCTGTTTCAATATCAAAACCGCCGGCCTGGCCCATCTGATCAACGGTATCCGCATTCTGGCATTGAATCACGGCATTTTTTCCCCGTCCACCCTGGCACGCCTGGCCGGCCTTAAAGACCAAAAAATAATCGATGCCGGAGAATATGAACAATACCTGGAAGCGTTTTATCACTTAAACCGGCTCAAGATCGGAAGTCACCTGAACCGGGACCGGCACCCGGACCTGCCCGTGAACTGCGTGGACCTGACCACCCTGTCTAAAACAAAACGAAAACAGTTAAAAACCGTTCTGAACTCGGTGACCCTTCTCCAGAAACAGATCCAGAGAAATTACAGCATGAAATGGATGAATTTTTTCAATTAA
- a CDS encoding HD domain-containing phosphohydrolase: MTPDFHEFFTLFAKISKKIHANTDTKDILACIVENITRILSAKGCIFWILNTEKQCIETKIFHGFDYQSLMRTDYTTLMTLFEDHKKACVVIPNAREDDRIPDLERLGKRKINSVTGLFFNISGPYTGLLAVYFMGNRTLEPHELELVTALGEQGATALEKAMGHDKKILEIYRKIVEGFALAIEARDRVTHGHSRRVATLSRLTARQMGLDDVMVKNIFHAGILHDIGKIGTRDTVLDRLGHLTPKEMEQIRQHPVLGADILVPLTFFEDIAPMIRHHHERFDGTGYPDKIEGKHIPLGARILAVCDVFETMTAGRPGMRSKDLGSAICELKHGVGTLFDPNVVQAFFAMIQAHPQAMEIHESIDDVLDMLRQNMADLALQNRLEKKTARLFPTGF; encoded by the coding sequence ATGACACCGGATTTTCATGAATTTTTCACCCTGTTTGCAAAAATCAGCAAAAAGATCCATGCCAACACTGATACCAAAGATATTCTGGCCTGTATCGTGGAAAACATCACCCGGATTCTTTCTGCCAAAGGCTGTATTTTCTGGATTCTGAATACTGAAAAACAGTGCATTGAAACAAAAATCTTTCACGGATTTGACTACCAAAGCCTGATGCGCACCGATTATACCACCCTGATGACTTTGTTTGAAGACCACAAAAAAGCGTGTGTGGTGATTCCCAATGCCAGAGAAGATGACCGGATTCCGGACCTGGAGCGTCTGGGCAAACGGAAAATCAATTCCGTGACCGGCCTTTTCTTCAATATTTCAGGCCCGTATACCGGACTTCTGGCGGTTTATTTCATGGGGAACCGCACCCTGGAACCCCATGAACTGGAACTGGTCACGGCTTTAGGAGAACAAGGGGCCACCGCTCTGGAAAAGGCCATGGGTCATGACAAAAAAATTCTGGAAATCTACCGGAAAATCGTGGAAGGGTTTGCCCTGGCCATCGAGGCCCGGGACCGGGTCACCCATGGCCATTCCCGGCGGGTGGCCACGCTGTCCCGGCTCACGGCCCGGCAGATGGGTCTGGATGACGTCATGGTCAAAAACATTTTCCATGCCGGGATCCTCCATGATATCGGAAAAATCGGCACCCGGGACACGGTACTGGACCGTCTGGGGCATCTTACCCCAAAAGAGATGGAACAGATCCGGCAGCATCCGGTTCTGGGGGCGGACATCCTGGTGCCGCTGACCTTTTTTGAAGATATCGCCCCCATGATCCGGCATCACCATGAACGGTTTGACGGCACCGGATACCCGGATAAAATCGAAGGAAAGCACATCCCCCTGGGCGCCCGGATTCTGGCCGTGTGCGACGTGTTTGAAACCATGACCGCCGGCCGGCCCGGTATGCGGTCCAAAGACCTTGGCTCGGCCATTTGTGAACTGAAACACGGGGTGGGCACTTTATTTGATCCAAATGTGGTGCAGGCGTTTTTCGCCATGATTCAGGCACATCCCCAGGCCATGGAAATCCATGAATCCATAGACGATGTCCTGGATATGCTCCGGCAGAACATGGCGGATCTTGCCTTGCAGAACCGTCTGGAAAAAAAAACCGCCCGCCTGTTTCCAACCGGATTTTAA